One genomic window of Hirundo rustica isolate bHirRus1 chromosome 13, bHirRus1.pri.v3, whole genome shotgun sequence includes the following:
- the RAMAC gene encoding RNA guanine-N7 methyltransferase activating subunit isoform X1 produces the protein MFKVFRMTSLADMPPNYEMMFAHRFTSDDEEYQEYLKRPADPPPIVEEWRNRSGGNQRNRDRFQDGRYFRGDRYNWQGDYRSNQRPDRGWGNNYQQHRQGQSYSSHYGQYGYNSYNPGPRYHPY, from the exons ATGTTTAAAGTTTTCAGAATGACTTCCTTGGCTGACATGCCCCCAAactatgaaatgatgtttgctCATCGATTCACATCGGATGATGAAGAATACCAAGAATATCTAAAACGCCCTGCAGATCCCCCTCCTATAGTTGAAGAATGGAGAAACAGATCCGGTGGCAACCAGAGAAACAGAGATCG GTTTCAAGATGGCAGATATTTTAGAGGGGACAGGTACAACTGGCAAGGTGACTACAGATCCAATCAGAGGCCAGACAGAGGCTGGGGTAACAACTACCAGCAGCACAGACAAGGACAATCCTACTCATCCCACTACGGACAGTATGGCTACAACTCCTACAACCCTGGGCCTCGTTACCATCCCTACTGA
- the RAMAC gene encoding RNA guanine-N7 methyltransferase activating subunit isoform X2, giving the protein MTSLADMPPNYEMMFAHRFTSDDEEYQEYLKRPADPPPIVEEWRNRSGGNQRNRDRFQDGRYFRGDRYNWQGDYRSNQRPDRGWGNNYQQHRQGQSYSSHYGQYGYNSYNPGPRYHPY; this is encoded by the exons ATGACTTCCTTGGCTGACATGCCCCCAAactatgaaatgatgtttgctCATCGATTCACATCGGATGATGAAGAATACCAAGAATATCTAAAACGCCCTGCAGATCCCCCTCCTATAGTTGAAGAATGGAGAAACAGATCCGGTGGCAACCAGAGAAACAGAGATCG GTTTCAAGATGGCAGATATTTTAGAGGGGACAGGTACAACTGGCAAGGTGACTACAGATCCAATCAGAGGCCAGACAGAGGCTGGGGTAACAACTACCAGCAGCACAGACAAGGACAATCCTACTCATCCCACTACGGACAGTATGGCTACAACTCCTACAACCCTGGGCCTCGTTACCATCCCTACTGA